The DNA region ATGGGACATGGTAATAAGAGTACTAAGAGCTTTTGATTGGTTCCAATAGATGTGTTTTTCTTAtacattattgtaataatgcacatataataatctataataatagCTATTAGTACTCTTTCAGAGTTAAGTAcacgtaaaataattatgataatgatatttttataaatgaaaacaaaattttctctcaGTAAGAGTCATTGTTGCACATCAATgttccgattttttttttcctttttttttttttttttttttataataaaacagtatacatttattactttatttacaTATCAGATAACAAACTAAAGTGTAACTCTTGCTtaaaaattgacaaaaaagagaataacataatcgaaaaatactaaatatcattcgtttccttatcgttgatttatttcatcacataataatattaaacatcatagtatactttttttattttgttatagaaaagaaaaactatattGAGAAAGTTAAACGATTGACagtatatttaaacattaataaCTATTAATTGCCTTGAAAACATATTGCATTAAATATAGTTATGTATAAAACTTCTTctgttacaaaataaaaagctgaaaaattatagatagTAATAGATTAATAATCTGTACTTTGGAAGTATATAactgaatgaaatttatatattaaatagagaTGTCTGtagagataatatattttcaattatcaaataataatggcattaatttttttcagtattttatctattaaggATATTAAATCGTAAAGCAAACATGTAGTATATCTTCTATGTACAAGTTACTTCTCTCTACAATCTTCATTAttgctttttataatatcgtgaGGAAAAGTACAAAAGACAGACCATGTACAGATGGTTTGctgttaatataataatctatttaaaGTTATACATATTAGGCTGCATATGAAGAAGCCATTGTAAAACATCACGTGAATGCTTAAGTTAAATCGAAAGGTTACTTATAAACGAGTAGAACTTTTGTACAATTTTATAGACATTATACTCCATCATAATGTAAACTGTATGAAACGTATTATATATgctattataaattatgataaagtGCTGGAAATATTTAGTTAGTTTATAAAGTGCTAAGGCACCAGAGGTAAATGCAAATGATAATcgtgattaatatattttcctaaTAGTACTATATGGGAGCATTAACTacagatatttcttttgtattttttttttctttttgtttgtttttttttctttttttaatatatataatatttactatgAAAGTAAGcacttttatacatacacttcAGGATGATTAGAAGATCTTTTCACTTTCTGTGtgcaaaattaaatttctttgttttttttattttttttatttttttcttgcttttttttttaagtagcATGTATATTATAGTAAAGTATGTTAgcaatcttttttttgcatGCAAAGCAAAGTTAAGATGCAAGGGACATTATGAGCAGCATTTACAGACAGATATTCAAAGCTTGATACGCATTGACATATCTTCTGCATTATGCTTAcatcattttttaacaaatatcagTTTCATTGATATTGACAccttataatagaaaaataaagattttaacAATTCGTCCCATAACTGCcattaaaaattcttaccGATTAGATACATTTAATATGGATTAAAAACtgggatctttttttttctctcttcttttttttttttttttttttttttttttaatacagcaaaatatttttttttactattaaaaCCAAATggtatgtttataaaaatgatttttataggATATGAGGTCATGCATAAAATGTTTATCGTGCCTTGGagatatttaatacattaaattgaaatttgaatCGAGTTTTTATTCTGAAAATGTGGCAGTTAAAAGACAAACATACAAACGTAATTATACAATGTTTACTTATAAACTCGATTTTGTGTATTAAAATCATAGAGATAAACTtgtaaaattttcatctttgCACTCCAAGTTTCTTCTattcaacaaaattataattataaaacttgtatttatttcttttatcgcaTGGCAATATACAAAgttcgaaattcttttctcttattttctgtGTTTACTATATTTAATCATCTAGTAACCTTTCAAGATTAACAGCATATCACATGAAGCATTCTCGTTCGATATAAGACGTCAAGTTCGGTTTGTATGCTAGAAACATAGATCTTGTCTTTTCCACTGATGAAATACAAAACGAGTTAGAGATTCACTACACGTACGATTGTTATTTACAATGTGTTTTATTAGCATGATTAAACAGATTTCACATAATCCTTGTCAAAACAGTGTGACCAAATGGTTGCTCTCttcgtaatttctttattcatgCATATAAACCTTCACCCTTATACTAATTCTAAGACGGAATTTCTTTAGTTTCTATACTGCcataacatattatatttattttttattatgctcctctctttattttcaagTATTACCTCGTATGAATAAATCACACAGCTCAATGTGAGATATAGTGAGAcggattatatattatataaaatccgTAAATCAACCAAAAAGAAACGTACACATAAGTTCCCAAATTTTTACATATCTGATTAGCATTTTATTGGTTAGCAGATATTGCTAACGTCCATATCCCCCATTTACCTCCACATTTAATTGATGGTCTATAAATTGATGATAGTGAGGCACAGAGGGATAATTGCAATGGGCAGGAAAAAGTCAGCATGACATTCAGTAAAACAGTCTTTTGAACACCATGAAGTCATGGGAATTTTGATGTGCTGTAATTCGCTACGATACCATTTCGTGCCAGCCACTGCTATTTGAGGATGCACTTTCTAGTGATGCTAcaatataacgataataactcGTATGTGATGAAATAATGTAAGATCTtaaagtaaaggaaaatatCAAGTTGAAGTACATTAGTTGcgtctataaaataaatctgtgTAAAGCTTACCAGTCTTATCATTATCAGCTTTTTCGGGAGAGGAAGACCTTGGTCCCCATATCCTTACTGTACAATCATCAGATACAGAAGCCATCATTTGATGATAAACAGGATTCCAGGAAACACAATTAACCGTTCGACTGTGTCCTGTTAAAGTTGCTATGGGGAGCTCTCGCTTGATATGCCATACATACACTTTATTGtctataataacaaataataataataataataataataataataataataataataatgcgaaGTTTTGTGCAACGATGAAAATACATTAATTTGGAGGAATAATGGGAGAAATTTAATCAACGTACCTTCGCTACCAGACGCGATAAAATCTTGATTGATACCTCCAAAACAGCTATGAATTGTAAAATGTCCTTGGGTAACACCTTGAAAACGCCTTACTAAACAACGATCTTGTAAATCCCATAAATGTACTCCTTGATTAGCCACATTAAGTAAAGCAAGTCTATCCGCTTTGTTTACACTAAAGGACATGACAGGGTGATCCTCTTGTAATCtatatacgattaaataaaaaaatgtcaattaCATTAAATTGCAACTATAATGACATTAATGGGAAAATAGTGTCATTCAACATACATTGTAAAATCACATAATTCGTCAAAATTATATCCTCGAATTCGATGATGAGAATCAGCTGCTAAAACAGTTTTTCCATCGCTTCTACACCATAAACACTTAACTCTAACACCTTCCCATGAATCTGAGACATTACCATCCATATCCTgcattgatataataaagatcTTATAGAAACAGTGTCATGACAAAACACGACAGTAAACGACTGAATTCAGTGGTTTACATATTTTCCTATATCCTTATTAAATTGTAACTTACACATTGATAGAACTGACCACGAAGTCCTCCAGcaacaaatttattcgaatctcGATGCCAAGCACAGGCTGTCAAAGAATCATCGGTACTCTGCGTTAATTTAACACGTAATTCACAGTCAGGCGTATCCACGCACCAAAGCCACAATTCTGGACAATCTTCAGGACCACAGGCAATAAGATGACTACTATCTGGACTCCAAGCTATAAGTGCAACACCATACGTATGTCCTTCCAAGGTTTTTCTGTGCGTTACTCTTAAGGTTTCCTAAAGATCACGAAGTATAACATTGTAATAAGTTTTTCCAAGTAATAGAGCTTGTTTATTAGTCGTATACTCTTACCGGATCGACATCCCAAATAATCACAGTCATATCTTTAGAACCTGTGGCTAATTTGAGACCATCGGGAGAGAATTTGCAATACCAAACTTCGTCGCAATGATCGTTCAGCAATTGTACGGTATGGCACGGAAATTGTTCTTTGCTACAACTGTGGTCCACAAGCAGCGACACATTTTCCAAGCTTGTCTAATCGATGGAGATAAACGTAACAGAAAAGAAGTACACGTAAGAAAGTGCAAAGTAAGAAGTTATGACGAAATCGGTAAATAAATACACtcaataaattctattattttaaaatacctGCATATGCGTTACATGGTATGTGCACTGCTGATTTTGCATTTCTACTGCTTGACAAAGTAATGAATGAAGTCGACGTGGTGGCAGCATAATGGAAGGTGGAAGATACCTCTGTAATCTATCCATAAGTGCTGCCCTGGAAGCTGAACCTTTACCATCCCAGCCTGCACGTGTCTGTCAACAAGTGTCTATTTGCTAATGATCAAATTTTCAGTTGCATGTTAGTTTTGTGAATTTTCTACATATGTATTCAAACTCGAATTCTCAAAGAATTTGCTATTTAAAATATGGTTACTATTACGGAGaatgtaaaaataacaatCTGTTAAAACGACAATTTTAAttcgtgtaatatatatgatttaatgaTTTAAGTGCAGTACCTGTAATTCATCACGCCCGCTACACATCATAAATGCTGACAATTGATGAACACGGCCTGTATTGTGGCCTAGGGGTGTCAATTCATTGCGTAAGACTTGTAAAGCTTCTAGAACTAAGCCTTCCTCCAAGTACTCCAGATATTTTTGTTCTAAGAGTAGGAATTTCATTTCCTATAAACACGAATCAAAATGTAATACAATATTGGATAAGAAATTAggtattcataaaaaaaaaatttgataataaaatctttaccACCAAGCTTTGACTTGCACCATTTAAAAAGGACTTTAATTCGTTAAGATCATGATCTGCTTTGTTCCAATCTCCATCCATAACATGCTGTCTAAACTTTGCAGCTGCTGGATGGTCCAACCGACAGCCTGATTCTTGCATAAGAAGGTCTGCCGTGCGgctgaagaaaaaatattttcttttgtctatTATTACTAACGATTTGCAAGTTATATTAGAACAATTAAACGAATTCACGCGGATGCATTAGCATAAATGACATATTACTGTAAGAGTTCAAACAAAGAGCTTATAATTTTCCATGTTTTAGGGAAAAACTTATATTTTgctagaaatttatttcatatagatAGTACCAACACATTCATTCGAAGCAACATCATTACGAAGTAAATATAACTAGCAGATACTAGTGACTATATTTCATGATTCTAAAAATAACTCTCTCTTGCCAAGTAGCATGTACGGTAGAATAGTTCTCTTGATAAATGCTCacaaaggaaacaaaagaaacgtcaaaataaattcaatctatgcaataatattgaaaataatagatcATTTCTTAGAGCATTGAACACTCGAGCGTAAATCCAAAGCGTACatttaaagaatatctttGTACGAATTAGAAAGAGACAATACGTACTCTAGCCCGACAGTTTTCAAATGTTGTCCGATGAGCCTCACAATGTCCTGATTAGTTTTGTCCATTATTTTTGGAGGTCCTAAACTTGGATTAGTTTCCCCATTCACACCATTGATGTCATTATCGGATTCCGGTATCACATTGCCATTAGCTTGTGGTCCCCCAGTGTCAGCCGTAGCTCCGTTCTGTTGCAGCCCAGAAGAAACTCCACCGTTTGAGGCCTGCTGCTGCATTACGCTGTTATGCACACGGAAATGTTACCGTGGTTGCAATACTTGTCCGGAATACTAACGCATATGCGTACTAAGCGGAACATTTTTATCTTGACATGtaatatcttctctctctatctttttgttttctatttttgatatatttatttacttttttttgtgtGATTAAATTTGAAAACCGTATAAGTTTgcattaaagagagagagaatcaataAGAATTCGACGGAAGAATTtggataaataagaaaaccgCTCGGGGATACAGCGCATACGAAAGGAATCCGACGTCGATACGTCTTGAGATTctggaaggaagaagatacaCGTGAGAGGGTCGTTGAGTGAACGTACGAAGAGGGGTATGTCCTCTCCGTGTTTCCGACTACGCGTCCGCGAACTGTGTCTGCCAAATAAAGAACCTGCGTTGCGTTACCGATAGTTCTCCATCTCTGGATTGGAGTGGTGCTCGTCCGCTGGTCGTAGAGTAGCCGGGAGAGAACTACGGGACCTTTTGCGCGGTGGCGGAGCGAGTCCACCGTCGTCCGACTCGCCGCTCGAGGCCAGGCTTATGCGCGTACCGCCCCGTTTTTCACACGATTATTGTCCCTCTCGAGTTCGTTGGTGGGGCTGTGGCTGGGGCTGAAGCACGCACGCAGCCACGATTACGTTGCACGGGAAAGTTCTTCTCGCCTCcccccttttttatttcctccttACGTTTAGAAAATCCACACGCGCgcttacttctttctttacctACGAACAACGCTCCCCGAACAAAGCAAATAAATCCACGAAAAAACAGGATTCTTGTACGCCTGCCAATACGGATGATACGAACAATGACTGCTACACAGCTGATACTTGTTTAGATCGTCGTTTACGTCACACTATGGCCTTCTTCGCAGATAGCCTAACGGATTCTCCTGCCCCCTGCCGTTCGTTCGTacaaattcttcttctctgaAATTGACGCTGAATTTGGCCGTATCTGTCATAGGATGTCGCCACTGATTCGCATCTCGGGAAAGTGGAAAACCGATCTAAGGGAGGTTAGTTCTCTGTGACGAGTAAAGCGCGCAATTCATTTCATATGCGTCGATGATCTCGTCCTaacgaattataaattaataatagaacCGGAGACGCGTCTGTGGCATTACATATCCTCTCTCGACGCTCTCGCGACGCTTTCGCTTCGGGAAAACGGATCTCGTAGCTTCGCGAATTTCTTGCAAAGAGATTACGAACGTTCGAGATCAATGTTACGTAGAACTTTGCGTAGGCGATGTTCGTTACGATTAAGGGTCGAAAAAAGACGTTAGGGGGTTCGCGGAGGAAAAATACGCGGTTTAATTCGAAAGATGGATCGGCCGAGATCGGGCAGTC from Vespula pensylvanica isolate Volc-1 chromosome 12, ASM1446617v1, whole genome shotgun sequence includes:
- the LOC122633487 gene encoding WD repeat-containing protein 26 isoform X1, giving the protein MENYRVMQQQASNGGVSSGLQQNGATADTGGPQANGNVIPESDNDINGVNGETNPSLGPPKIMDKTNQDIVRLIGQHLKTVGLDRTADLLMQESGCRLDHPAAAKFRQHVMDGDWNKADHDLNELKSFLNGASQSLVEMKFLLLEQKYLEYLEEGLVLEALQVLRNELTPLGHNTGRVHQLSAFMMCSGRDELQTRAGWDGKGSASRAALMDRLQRYLPPSIMLPPRRLHSLLCQAVEMQNQQCTYHVTHMQTSLENVSLLVDHSCSKEQFPCHTVQLLNDHCDEVWYCKFSPDGLKLATGSKDMTVIIWDVDPETLRVTHRKTLEGHTYGVALIAWSPDSSHLIACGPEDCPELWLWCVDTPDCELRVKLTQSTDDSLTACAWHRDSNKFVAGGLRGQFYQCDMDGNVSDSWEGVRVKCLWCRSDGKTVLAADSHHRIRGYNFDELCDFTILQEDHPVMSFSVNKADRLALLNVANQGVHLWDLQDRCLVRRFQGVTQGHFTIHSCFGGINQDFIASGSEDNKVYVWHIKRELPIATLTGHSRTVNCVSWNPVYHQMMASVSDDCTVRIWGPRSSSPEKADNDKTASLESASSNSSGWHEMVS
- the LOC122633487 gene encoding WD repeat-containing protein 26 isoform X2: MQQQASNGGVSSGLQQNGATADTGGPQANGNVIPESDNDINGVNGETNPSLGPPKIMDKTNQDIVRLIGQHLKTVGLDRTADLLMQESGCRLDHPAAAKFRQHVMDGDWNKADHDLNELKSFLNGASQSLVEMKFLLLEQKYLEYLEEGLVLEALQVLRNELTPLGHNTGRVHQLSAFMMCSGRDELQTRAGWDGKGSASRAALMDRLQRYLPPSIMLPPRRLHSLLCQAVEMQNQQCTYHVTHMQTSLENVSLLVDHSCSKEQFPCHTVQLLNDHCDEVWYCKFSPDGLKLATGSKDMTVIIWDVDPETLRVTHRKTLEGHTYGVALIAWSPDSSHLIACGPEDCPELWLWCVDTPDCELRVKLTQSTDDSLTACAWHRDSNKFVAGGLRGQFYQCDMDGNVSDSWEGVRVKCLWCRSDGKTVLAADSHHRIRGYNFDELCDFTILQEDHPVMSFSVNKADRLALLNVANQGVHLWDLQDRCLVRRFQGVTQGHFTIHSCFGGINQDFIASGSEDNKVYVWHIKRELPIATLTGHSRTVNCVSWNPVYHQMMASVSDDCTVRIWGPRSSSPEKADNDKTASLESASSNSSGWHEMVS